From Nitrospirota bacterium, the proteins below share one genomic window:
- a CDS encoding PilZ domain-containing protein: MPETKRKFRRFDMQLGVIFRPTYGATDYATGVTTNISCEGLGLDADDFKFIMYENLELLIGLPGKGDSVSLSGDVLWKNQDGKRCSAGVKFRMKDKAVQEEALAKIFSASNVPEIDMYNCDWEYKIHKEAEKKNKKALLLPNKLGFIKQYNGDGKKCKVTFRLLKEMAKNSQNVALAGEFNNWDASKSPMTRLDNGDFVITLELFCKRRYRFKYLIDGQRWENDWYADRFVRNDEGSKDSVVIV, translated from the coding sequence ATGCCAGAGACCAAAAGAAAGTTCAGGAGATTCGACATGCAGCTCGGGGTAATATTCAGGCCCACATACGGCGCCACGGATTACGCCACCGGGGTAACGACAAATATTTCATGCGAAGGCCTCGGTCTGGATGCGGATGATTTCAAGTTCATTATGTACGAAAACCTGGAGCTGCTCATCGGCCTCCCGGGCAAAGGGGACTCTGTTTCACTGTCCGGCGATGTTTTATGGAAGAACCAGGACGGGAAAAGATGTTCCGCGGGGGTCAAGTTCAGGATGAAAGATAAGGCAGTTCAGGAAGAAGCGCTGGCAAAGATCTTCTCCGCCTCAAATGTCCCGGAGATCGATATGTACAACTGTGACTGGGAATATAAGATCCATAAGGAAGCCGAAAAGAAAAACAAGAAGGCTTTACTGCTGCCGAACAAATTGGGCTTTATAAAACAGTATAACGGGGACGGCAAAAAGTGCAAGGTCACCTTCAGGCTGCTGAAGGAGATGGCAAAGAATTCACAGAATGTCGCGCTTGCGGGAGAGTTTAATAACTGGGACGCTTCAAAGTCGCCCATGACCAGGCTCGACAACGGAGACTTTGTCATAACCCTGGAGCTGTTCTGCAAGAGAAGATACAGATTTAAATATCTTATCGACGGCCAGCGCTGGGAGAATGACTGGTATGCCGACAGGTTCGTCCGCAATGATGAAGGCTCCAAAGACTCGGTTGTGATCGTCTAA
- a CDS encoding AarF/ABC1/UbiB kinase family protein — protein sequence MPITKLLRYWQTYKNIKRIRHIVNVFLKHGFGQFIEQVNLQRFFPLSLKLKILRRWEKLEKHTIPERLRMAFSELGPSFIKLAQILSSRPDLITTEYADEFKKLQDKVPPFAPEHAIQIIESELNISLNDVFLDFEDIPIAAASIAQVHNAVLKTGEKVIIKVQRPDISEIIDNDVTILNVIARLMIKYIPESRLFDPEGIVNEFSKTVKKELDFFAEAKNAQRFKRNFAEVPDICIPTIYSHLSTEKVIVMERFEGVRIDDLPGIDALGIDRLEVARKGVAAYFKMIFEDGFFHADPHPGNIFVMQDGKIGLIDFGIVGRLTPDMMENIAGAFLALYNRKFDALIDIYIDMGLVAGDVDLDEFKRALKRDLVDIVEPLYDLTISEVNFPEYLELFTHLVIKHGLRVPSELMLINKTIMILDNIGRQLDPGFNAITYAAPYAAKLIKKRLSPKGIFEKAKDNLSDVSRLLFDTPKQINRLLRKSLRDEVGININPVGMDKLIRDIDRSSNRLAFSIVVAAIIVGSSMLIQSNMDIGGRIFGLPTIGAIGFLVAFLLGIRLLISIIKSGRL from the coding sequence ATGCCAATAACAAAACTTCTCAGATACTGGCAGACGTATAAAAATATAAAGCGCATAAGGCATATAGTCAATGTTTTCCTCAAGCACGGGTTCGGACAGTTTATTGAGCAGGTAAATCTCCAGCGGTTCTTCCCCCTGAGTTTAAAATTAAAGATCCTCAGGCGCTGGGAAAAACTTGAGAAGCACACCATCCCTGAAAGACTGAGGATGGCCTTCAGCGAATTAGGCCCTTCGTTTATAAAACTGGCGCAGATCCTTTCCTCCAGGCCTGACCTGATAACAACAGAATACGCGGATGAATTTAAAAAGCTCCAGGACAAGGTCCCGCCTTTTGCCCCGGAACATGCAATCCAGATCATAGAGTCCGAACTCAATATTTCTCTCAATGACGTATTTCTGGATTTTGAAGATATTCCCATTGCTGCCGCCTCCATCGCGCAGGTCCATAACGCGGTCCTCAAGACCGGCGAGAAAGTGATCATCAAGGTGCAGAGGCCTGACATCAGTGAAATCATAGACAATGACGTGACCATCCTTAATGTCATAGCGCGCCTCATGATCAAATATATCCCTGAAAGCAGGCTCTTTGATCCCGAGGGGATAGTGAACGAGTTTTCAAAGACAGTTAAAAAGGAGCTGGATTTTTTTGCCGAGGCGAAAAACGCCCAGAGGTTCAAAAGGAACTTTGCGGAAGTCCCTGATATTTGCATCCCCACAATTTACTCCCATCTGTCAACCGAAAAAGTGATCGTAATGGAAAGGTTTGAAGGCGTGAGGATAGATGATCTGCCGGGGATTGACGCGCTTGGCATTGACAGGCTGGAAGTGGCCCGTAAGGGGGTTGCCGCCTACTTCAAGATGATATTTGAAGACGGATTCTTTCATGCCGACCCGCACCCCGGGAACATCTTTGTTATGCAGGACGGCAAGATAGGGCTTATTGATTTTGGAATAGTCGGGCGGCTTACGCCGGACATGATGGAGAACATCGCCGGGGCGTTTCTTGCGCTTTACAACAGGAAGTTTGACGCCCTCATTGATATATACATTGACATGGGGCTGGTGGCGGGTGATGTAGACCTTGATGAATTCAAAAGGGCGCTGAAGAGAGACCTCGTTGATATCGTAGAGCCCCTTTATGACCTCACGATCTCTGAGGTGAATTTCCCGGAATATCTGGAGCTGTTCACTCATCTCGTCATAAAACACGGGCTCAGGGTGCCATCGGAATTGATGCTGATAAACAAAACCATCATGATCCTTGATAATATAGGCAGGCAGCTTGATCCCGGCTTCAATGCCATAACATACGCCGCCCCTTACGCGGCAAAGCTGATAAAAAAACGCCTGAGCCCAAAGGGCATTTTTGAGAAGGCAAAAGATAACCTGTCGGACGTGAGCCGCCTGCTGTTTGATACGCCGAAGCAGATAAACAGGCTATTGAGAAAATCCCTCAGGGATGAGGTAGGCATCAATATCAACCCGGTGGGGATGGATAAACTGATACGGGACATAGACCGTTCAAGCAACCGGCTCGCATTCAGCATAGTTGTCGCGGCCATTATCGTGGGCTCGTCAATGCTGATACAATCCAATATGGACATCGGCGGCAGGATCTTCGGCCTGCCGACAATCGGGGCCATAGGATTTTTAGTGGCCTTTCTGCTTGGAATAAGGCTGCTGATATCTATTATAAAATCTGGGAGGCTGTAA
- a CDS encoding phasin family protein codes for MTINEVLHKALMAGLGVPEKVKELIDELVKKGELSESQGSKLVKEWSDKAGKSGETLSKSLTELVNKTLEKMNIPTREEVEKLEKKLTALSARVKKLEGSSQE; via the coding sequence ATGACTATTAATGAAGTTTTGCACAAGGCTTTGATGGCAGGATTGGGCGTTCCTGAAAAGGTGAAAGAGTTGATCGACGAGTTGGTCAAAAAGGGAGAGCTCAGCGAATCGCAGGGATCAAAACTTGTAAAAGAATGGTCAGACAAGGCAGGGAAGAGCGGGGAGACCTTATCAAAAAGTTTGACTGAGCTCGTCAACAAAACCCTTGAGAAGATGAATATACCGACGAGAGAGGAAGTTGAAAAGCTCGAAAAGAAGCTGACCGCCCTTTCAGCAAGGGTAAAGAAGCTCGAAGGCTCGTCGCAAGAGTGA
- the alaS gene encoding alanine--tRNA ligase, producing the protein MESKKIRQLFLDFFKEKGHEIVSSSPLLPKDDPTLLFTNAGMVQFKSVFLGEESRPYKRAVTVQKCLRAGGKHNDLENVGRTARHHTFFEMLGNFSFGDYFKKEAAAWAWELLTERFKLPADKLYITVYEKDDEAAEIWKDHVGIPAKMIYRLGEKDNFWQMGDTGPCGPCSEILIDQGPEMGCGKSTCTVGCDCDRYLEIWNLVFMQYNRDSSGKLTPLPRPSIDTGMGLERLSAVLQGKHNNFDSDLFMPIIKTVEKISGKKYGIDPVTNVSMRVIADHIRSAAFVISEGLFPSNEGRGYVLRRIIRRAARHGFMLGIQEPFLCNLLDTVFETMSGPYPEILENTERSKKILKLEEERFAHTLSSGMDILNKLMGDLKSSGKDTIPGAELFKLYDTFGFPIDLAQDIAEDNKLRIDLKAFNDEMEVQKTRARASWVGEEEVTGVYREIKKQSGPTQFLGYETLRSDSVVTAIIKNGALSDEAREGEEAEIILDKTPFYGESGGQVGDKGIIKADGLKIDVLDTKKFSDILIHNTVVRKGIIRKGMTVSAAVDADRRRAIMRNHTATHLLQSALRAVLGDHIKQAGSLVAPDRLRFDFTHFYAMEEREREEVEEIINEKILENLTVEKSTTTLDDAISKGVTALFGEKYGETVRVIKAGDFSAELCGGTHCDSTGEIGPFKIISEGSVAAGIRRIEAVTGLQSIEFYKIREKELRKAAALLKVPEQKVSERVEKIISDLKQNEKELDKFKQKSVKGKVEGILERAVSIDNIKVLSHRIDGFDMKGLRDLADGLKNKIGSGIILLASALDGQAFYVSAVTKDLTPRFNAGEILKAVTGGKGGGRADMAQGGTKDVEAIDKAVGAVVEIIKKTVVSR; encoded by the coding sequence ATGGAAAGCAAAAAGATAAGACAACTGTTTTTGGATTTCTTCAAGGAAAAGGGGCACGAGATAGTTTCGAGTTCTCCTCTTTTGCCGAAGGATGATCCGACACTGCTTTTTACCAACGCGGGAATGGTGCAGTTCAAGTCCGTATTCCTTGGTGAAGAGAGCAGGCCGTACAAGAGGGCGGTGACTGTGCAGAAATGTCTCCGCGCAGGCGGCAAGCACAATGACCTTGAGAATGTCGGAAGGACCGCGCGGCATCATACGTTCTTTGAGATGCTTGGAAATTTTTCCTTCGGTGATTATTTCAAGAAAGAGGCGGCAGCGTGGGCGTGGGAATTATTGACTGAGAGGTTCAAGCTGCCTGCGGACAAACTCTACATTACCGTCTATGAAAAAGACGATGAAGCTGCTGAGATCTGGAAGGACCATGTGGGCATTCCGGCAAAGATGATCTACAGGCTTGGCGAAAAGGACAACTTCTGGCAGATGGGGGACACCGGGCCGTGCGGGCCGTGCTCTGAGATATTGATCGACCAGGGGCCTGAGATGGGCTGCGGTAAATCCACCTGCACGGTCGGATGCGACTGCGACAGGTATCTTGAGATATGGAACCTGGTCTTCATGCAGTACAACAGGGATTCATCCGGGAAATTGACCCCGCTGCCCAGGCCGAGCATTGATACCGGGATGGGCCTGGAAAGGTTATCGGCAGTGCTTCAGGGCAAGCACAATAATTTTGACAGTGACCTCTTTATGCCTATTATTAAAACCGTTGAAAAAATTTCCGGGAAAAAGTACGGCATCGACCCTGTGACCAATGTTTCAATGCGGGTGATCGCGGACCATATCCGGTCAGCGGCCTTTGTTATTTCAGAAGGCCTGTTCCCCTCAAACGAAGGCAGGGGATATGTGCTGAGGAGGATAATCAGGAGGGCGGCGAGGCACGGCTTTATGCTTGGCATTCAGGAACCGTTCCTCTGCAATTTACTGGATACGGTCTTTGAGACCATGTCAGGGCCTTATCCTGAAATCCTTGAGAACACCGAGCGGAGCAAAAAGATCCTGAAGCTGGAAGAGGAGAGGTTTGCGCACACACTTTCTTCCGGCATGGATATATTGAACAAGCTGATGGGTGACCTCAAGTCATCCGGCAAAGACACGATACCCGGCGCGGAGCTTTTTAAGTTATACGACACATTCGGATTCCCCATAGACCTCGCTCAGGACATCGCTGAGGACAACAAACTCAGAATAGACCTGAAGGCTTTTAATGATGAAATGGAGGTCCAGAAGACGCGCGCGCGCGCTTCATGGGTCGGAGAAGAAGAAGTAACGGGCGTCTACCGCGAGATCAAAAAACAGTCGGGCCCTACACAATTCCTCGGTTACGAGACATTGAGGTCAGACAGCGTTGTCACCGCTATCATAAAAAACGGCGCGCTTTCGGATGAGGCGCGTGAAGGTGAAGAGGCTGAGATCATCCTGGACAAGACCCCGTTCTACGGGGAATCGGGAGGGCAGGTCGGTGATAAGGGAATTATAAAAGCAGACGGACTGAAGATTGACGTGCTGGACACAAAAAAATTCAGTGATATACTTATTCATAATACGGTAGTAAGAAAGGGAATTATCAGAAAGGGAATGACGGTCTCAGCGGCAGTTGATGCAGACAGAAGAAGGGCCATCATGCGCAACCACACCGCAACGCATCTCCTTCAATCCGCACTCAGGGCAGTCCTCGGAGACCATATCAAACAGGCCGGCTCGCTCGTTGCGCCGGACAGGCTCAGGTTCGACTTCACCCATTTTTACGCGATGGAAGAAAGAGAGCGCGAAGAGGTGGAGGAGATCATAAATGAAAAGATACTCGAAAATCTGACAGTCGAAAAATCAACTACAACCCTCGATGACGCTATCTCAAAAGGCGTCACCGCGCTCTTCGGCGAAAAATACGGCGAGACCGTGAGGGTCATTAAGGCTGGGGATTTTTCCGCGGAGCTTTGCGGAGGCACTCACTGTGACTCTACGGGAGAGATAGGCCCCTTCAAGATAATCTCCGAGGGAAGCGTTGCGGCGGGAATCCGCAGGATAGAGGCTGTGACGGGTTTGCAGTCAATTGAGTTTTACAAGATCAGAGAAAAAGAATTAAGAAAGGCCGCTGCCCTGCTCAAAGTCCCTGAACAGAAGGTCTCGGAAAGAGTGGAGAAGATCATCAGTGACTTAAAACAGAATGAAAAGGAGCTTGATAAATTCAAGCAGAAATCAGTCAAGGGCAAAGTAGAAGGTATTCTTGAAAGAGCAGTTTCAATAGACAATATAAAGGTGCTCTCTCACAGGATCGACGGGTTTGATATGAAAGGTTTACGCGACCTCGCCGATGGTTTAAAGAACAAGATCGGTTCAGGCATAATCCTGCTTGCCTCCGCGCTTGACGGGCAGGCTTTTTACGTTTCAGCGGTCACGAAGGACCTGACCCCGCGTTTTAACGCAGGTGAAATTTTAAAAGCAGTCACCGGCGGAAAGGGCGGCGGCAGGGCCGACATGGCGCAGGGCGGAACAAAAGACGTAGAGGCAATTGATAAGGCAGTTGGAGCGGTGGTTGAGATAATTAAGAAAACGGTAGTTAGTAGATAG
- a CDS encoding radical SAM protein, producing MILIHPPVAKPCEPPAGLAKLSGALKLNNVKHEVLDANLETLLYVIERSQSQTFNSHDKWTARALRNLDKNHASMKDWRIYHSIDRYKRAVIDLNRAIEMSVDNGFTLSLADLHHQELSPLRSNDLIRAAERPEQNPFYPYFKERLLELVQKRSSTVVGFSLNYLSQALCTFAMAGFLRKEFPGITIILGGGLVTSWRRNPNWENPFRGLVDHLVAGPGENQLLSILGINNVQEENFTPDYGSLPLNDYLSPGFILPYSASSGCYWNKCSFCPERAEDNPYIPLPVERVTNELNALIAKTNPVMVHLLDNSVSEKLLKRLAGNPLNVPWYGFARISELLTNIDFCMALKKSGCVMLKLGLESGDQRVLDRMQKGINIETASLALKTLRRAGIAAYVYLLFGTPAETLDEARKTLEFVVGHKDEISFLNLAVFNMPVCGPEAGKFETGSFYEGDLSLYTDFSHPNGWDRKNVRRFLDNEFKKNKAVSEILKNDPPVFTSNHAPFFAMNHRS from the coding sequence ATGATACTCATCCACCCCCCGGTTGCAAAACCCTGTGAACCTCCTGCCGGACTGGCAAAGCTTTCAGGCGCGCTAAAGCTGAATAACGTTAAGCATGAAGTTCTTGATGCTAATCTTGAAACCCTACTTTACGTGATCGAACGCTCGCAATCGCAGACTTTTAATTCGCATGACAAATGGACGGCGCGCGCACTGCGCAATCTTGATAAGAATCATGCCTCAATGAAAGATTGGCGGATCTATCATTCCATCGACCGTTACAAACGCGCTGTGATTGATTTGAACCGCGCTATTGAGATGTCCGTTGATAACGGTTTCACTCTCAGTCTTGCGGACCTTCATCATCAGGAACTTTCTCCCCTAAGAAGCAATGACCTCATCAGAGCTGCTGAGCGCCCTGAGCAAAATCCATTTTATCCGTATTTCAAAGAACGACTTCTGGAGCTTGTCCAGAAAAGAAGTTCCACAGTAGTCGGCTTTTCCCTGAATTATCTAAGCCAGGCGCTCTGCACTTTTGCGATGGCTGGTTTTTTAAGAAAAGAATTTCCCGGCATTACCATCATCCTCGGTGGAGGGCTTGTGACCTCATGGAGGAGAAATCCGAATTGGGAAAATCCGTTCAGAGGATTGGTGGACCACCTCGTTGCCGGGCCGGGGGAAAATCAGTTGCTTTCAATTTTGGGTATCAATAATGTTCAGGAAGAAAATTTCACGCCGGATTATGGTTCCCTGCCTTTAAACGATTACCTGTCTCCGGGTTTTATTTTACCGTACAGCGCCTCAAGCGGATGCTACTGGAACAAATGTTCCTTCTGTCCTGAAAGGGCGGAGGACAATCCGTACATTCCTTTGCCGGTTGAAAGAGTGACGAATGAACTCAATGCGCTGATTGCGAAGACAAACCCTGTCATGGTCCACCTGCTGGATAATTCCGTGAGCGAGAAACTTTTAAAAAGACTCGCAGGTAATCCGTTAAATGTTCCATGGTACGGCTTCGCGCGGATCAGTGAACTTTTGACGAACATTGATTTTTGCATGGCTTTAAAAAAATCCGGTTGCGTGATGCTCAAGCTCGGACTCGAATCAGGCGACCAGCGAGTGCTTGACCGGATGCAGAAGGGAATTAATATTGAGACGGCCTCCCTCGCTTTAAAGACGCTGAGACGGGCGGGGATCGCCGCTTACGTCTATCTCCTCTTCGGCACCCCGGCAGAGACATTGGATGAGGCGCGAAAGACACTTGAGTTTGTCGTCGGTCATAAGGACGAGATAAGTTTTCTGAACCTCGCGGTGTTCAATATGCCAGTCTGCGGGCCTGAAGCGGGAAAATTTGAGACCGGCAGTTTTTACGAAGGTGACCTTTCCCTCTACACGGACTTTTCACATCCAAATGGCTGGGACAGAAAGAACGTGAGGCGGTTCCTTGATAACGAGTTCAAAAAGAACAAAGCGGTTTCAGAAATACTGAAAAACGACCCTCCGGTATTTACCTCCAATCACGCCCCTTTTTTCGCGATGAACCATCGTTCATAA
- a CDS encoding radical SAM protein — translation MTNKPSLYLINPASTFPTYYSVEALMAGGYSPAALVADLAVVTIAGMAPSDFNVTLVDENISPVDFDISADFVGITGKVNQWGRMAAIAKEFRRRGKIVIIGGPFASLSPEVVRPHCDILVKGETEEVSVTLFADLRSGNWKKEYTGQRSKFSSPVMPRWDLYPNDRALLGIVQTSRGCPFQCEFCDTIQYVGRTQRHKPIQQILSELDDLYKYGYRMVFFADDNFTANRQHAKELLRELRNWNLRQKDGSVSFVTQVSIDSAADEELLRMCAEAGMIYVFIGIETPNEDSLRQSGKNQNLRNNLTVQIERFLNSGIGVMAGMIVGFDSDDPDIFARQYEFAQSVPIPIFSLGALVAPAGTPLYERLAADGRILPGEAGIATMAPWDTNIIPHGMKREQLLSGINELCARLYEPGAFTERLMRFIEKAAVPNSTKESGMLVQLRGRSVEIDTMRLMSDLKRMGPEEAAMWSKVRAALSRKPKLALVVLNMLLQYMQIRYMYNSK, via the coding sequence GTGACAAATAAACCGTCTCTTTATCTGATCAATCCTGCTTCGACATTTCCCACTTATTATAGTGTTGAGGCGCTGATGGCAGGCGGTTACAGCCCCGCTGCGCTTGTGGCAGACCTTGCCGTGGTCACGATCGCTGGAATGGCGCCTTCTGATTTTAATGTGACCCTCGTTGACGAAAATATTTCTCCCGTGGATTTTGATATATCCGCTGACTTCGTGGGGATAACAGGAAAGGTCAATCAGTGGGGGCGTATGGCGGCAATCGCGAAGGAATTCAGGAGGCGCGGAAAGATCGTCATCATTGGGGGGCCATTTGCTTCTCTTTCTCCTGAAGTGGTCCGGCCGCATTGCGACATTCTTGTGAAAGGTGAAACAGAGGAAGTGTCTGTCACGCTGTTTGCCGATCTGCGGTCCGGCAACTGGAAGAAAGAATACACCGGGCAAAGGTCCAAGTTCTCTTCCCCTGTTATGCCCAGATGGGACCTCTATCCAAATGACCGGGCCCTGCTTGGAATAGTCCAGACGTCGCGCGGATGTCCATTTCAGTGCGAGTTCTGCGATACCATTCAGTATGTCGGCCGTACACAGAGGCACAAACCCATTCAGCAAATCTTAAGCGAGCTTGATGACCTTTATAAATATGGATACCGCATGGTCTTCTTTGCGGATGATAACTTCACTGCCAACCGGCAACATGCAAAGGAACTGCTGAGGGAATTGCGCAACTGGAATTTGCGGCAGAAGGATGGGTCGGTGAGTTTCGTAACACAGGTTTCGATTGATTCCGCAGCGGACGAAGAATTACTGCGCATGTGCGCTGAAGCAGGTATGATCTATGTCTTCATCGGCATTGAAACACCGAACGAGGACAGCCTCAGGCAATCCGGCAAGAACCAGAATCTCAGGAACAACCTGACAGTACAGATTGAGCGCTTCTTAAACAGCGGGATAGGGGTCATGGCAGGCATGATTGTCGGATTTGACTCGGACGATCCGGATATATTTGCCAGGCAATATGAATTTGCCCAATCAGTCCCGATTCCTATATTTAGTCTTGGCGCTCTTGTTGCGCCTGCGGGGACACCGCTGTATGAAAGGCTGGCTGCTGACGGCAGGATACTTCCGGGAGAGGCTGGCATTGCGACTATGGCGCCCTGGGACACAAATATTATTCCTCATGGGATGAAACGTGAGCAACTGCTCAGCGGGATCAATGAACTCTGCGCAAGGCTCTATGAGCCGGGCGCGTTCACAGAGAGGTTGATGCGCTTCATTGAAAAAGCCGCGGTCCCCAATTCGACAAAAGAATCCGGGATGCTCGTTCAACTCAGGGGGCGTTCAGTGGAGATAGACACCATGAGACTTATGTCTGATCTCAAACGCATGGGCCCGGAAGAGGCCGCAATGTGGAGTAAGGTGAGGGCCGCGCTTTCCAGAAAACCCAAGCTTGCGCTTGTGGTGCTTAATATGCTCTTGCAGTACATGCAGATTCGATATATGTACAATTCGAAATGA